A section of the Alkalihalobacillus sp. LMS39 genome encodes:
- a CDS encoding BlaI/MecI/CopY family transcriptional regulator translates to MDNFQSLSETEMKLMHEIWKLNHPVKSSELLNLFSEKEGKEWKGQTIATFLSRLVDKGMLSVKRDGRSNTYTPCLSLKEYKKREAQSLLNTMYQGSVKNFLATLYDDKVTSDELDELKKWFSDK, encoded by the coding sequence TTGGATAATTTTCAAAGCCTATCTGAAACAGAAATGAAATTAATGCATGAAATTTGGAAGTTGAATCATCCAGTTAAATCAAGTGAGTTGTTAAATTTGTTTTCTGAAAAGGAAGGGAAGGAATGGAAAGGTCAGACGATTGCCACCTTTTTATCGAGACTTGTTGATAAAGGTATGTTATCTGTAAAACGGGACGGTCGCTCAAATACATACACCCCTTGCTTATCTTTAAAAGAATATAAGAAAAGAGAAGCGCAAAGTCTATTAAACACAATGTATCAAGGATCAGTAAAAAATTTTTTAGCAACACTTTATGATGACAAAGTTACTTCAGATGAATTAGATGAACTAAAAAAATGGTTCTCAGATAAGTAG
- a CDS encoding beta-glucanase/beta-glucan synthetase produces the protein MYKQFLFKHGFLLFLCLLIITGCSKDNSVEEDKEVHIDSNDNPFVMDEEDTVVLGSIFHGYDNLVFDDNDEILPLTYDGGELILEYYVRAEGKATNVGFLVYVDGVAQPYKLNTTDSNYQYMHILDLEEENEDTPLQFIFIPVTGKKGETVNVTTTSIYNPAFIPDMKETTSYGGYHDSLEVTRPVVFNENPELIDSATLPETKMLNHIRLSTEPVTQDLMERLGGGVIAIDSETLEVDVFSLIDIEAKRDVETTFQINESGNLHVTFKIVGHPGVSYQNTFYLNHEALSNQEGETSFETELTKGDVSVIDVELDMEKLDDFNTFYVVSTPVNPEDFYDDGVLSLKTPSLLFYK, from the coding sequence ATGTATAAACAATTTCTTTTTAAGCATGGATTTCTGTTATTCTTATGCCTTCTTATTATTACAGGATGTTCTAAAGATAATTCTGTAGAAGAGGACAAAGAGGTACACATTGATTCGAATGATAATCCATTTGTAATGGATGAGGAAGACACTGTTGTTTTAGGTTCAATTTTCCATGGCTATGACAACTTAGTATTTGATGATAATGATGAGATACTTCCATTAACTTACGATGGAGGTGAATTGATATTAGAATACTATGTCCGAGCAGAGGGGAAAGCCACTAATGTTGGTTTTTTAGTGTATGTGGATGGGGTTGCACAACCATACAAGCTAAATACAACAGATTCTAATTATCAGTACATGCACATTCTTGATTTGGAAGAAGAAAATGAAGATACACCGCTTCAATTTATTTTTATACCTGTTACAGGGAAGAAGGGAGAGACTGTTAATGTAACGACTACTAGTATATATAATCCCGCATTTATTCCCGACATGAAAGAAACGACTTCCTATGGTGGTTATCATGATTCACTAGAAGTAACGCGTCCAGTTGTATTCAATGAAAATCCAGAACTTATAGATTCAGCTACTTTGCCGGAAACTAAGATGTTGAATCATATTCGTCTTTCAACTGAACCAGTTACACAAGATTTAATGGAAAGGCTTGGGGGTGGAGTGATAGCGATAGATTCAGAAACGTTAGAGGTAGATGTATTTAGTCTGATAGATATAGAAGCTAAACGAGACGTAGAGACGACCTTCCAAATAAATGAGAGTGGAAATCTACACGTGACATTTAAAATCGTTGGTCATCCAGGAGTTAGCTATCAAAATACTTTTTACTTAAATCATGAAGCACTCTCGAACCAAGAAGGAGAGACCTCATTTGAAACAGAGCTAACTAAAGGGGATGTATCTGTCATTGATGTGGAACTTGATATGGAAAAATTGGATGATTTCAATACTTTTTATGTTGTATCTACACCAGTGAACCCAGAAGATTTTTATGATGACGGAGTATTATCTCTCAAAACACCATCCTTACTATTTTATAAATGA
- a CDS encoding ABC transporter ATP-binding protein, whose amino-acid sequence MKVSFKEISKQYKNKSALKNFTSDLETGIYGLLGENGAGKTTLINIFVGILKSDQGQILINEVDIKKLGSDFLTHIGYLPQYPQFYKNFKVIEFLRYMAALKGIPKDQGEKRAIELLQTVNLSDAAHTKIGALSGGMRQRVGIAQAMLNDPDILILDEPTAGLDPQERIRFRNLITKFSKNRIVLLATHIVSDIEHVANQVILLKQGELLKQGTPQELTSEIKGKVWSVTVTDESLEEKLDLKISSMMRDTNGIHLRVISDGKPDVHAVNVRPSLEDVFLYHSGEGEKW is encoded by the coding sequence ATGAAGGTTTCTTTCAAAGAGATTTCCAAACAGTATAAGAACAAAAGTGCGTTAAAAAACTTCACTTCTGATTTGGAGACCGGTATCTATGGTTTATTAGGCGAAAATGGTGCTGGAAAAACAACCTTGATTAATATATTTGTTGGGATATTAAAAAGTGATCAAGGTCAGATATTAATTAATGAAGTTGATATCAAAAAGCTTGGTAGTGACTTTTTAACCCATATTGGCTACTTACCACAGTACCCTCAGTTTTATAAGAATTTTAAAGTCATTGAGTTTTTGCGATATATGGCGGCTTTAAAAGGAATTCCAAAAGACCAAGGAGAAAAAAGGGCAATAGAATTGTTGCAAACGGTCAATCTCAGTGATGCAGCTCATACGAAAATTGGTGCATTATCTGGAGGCATGCGACAACGAGTTGGTATTGCTCAAGCGATGCTGAATGACCCTGACATTTTAATATTGGATGAACCAACAGCAGGGCTTGACCCGCAAGAAAGAATTCGTTTTCGTAACTTGATTACCAAATTTTCGAAAAATCGAATTGTTTTGTTAGCCACTCATATTGTTTCTGATATTGAGCATGTAGCGAATCAAGTAATATTACTAAAACAAGGAGAACTTCTTAAACAAGGTACTCCGCAGGAACTTACTAGTGAAATAAAAGGAAAAGTATGGTCGGTTACAGTGACAGATGAATCACTAGAAGAAAAACTAGACCTTAAAATAAGTAGTATGATGAGAGACACCAATGGTATTCATTTAAGAGTTATTTCAGATGGGAAACCAGATGTTCATGCGGTTAATGTGAGACCGAGCTTAGAAGATGTATTTTTATATCATTCAGGTGAGGGCGAAAAATGGTGA